The genomic window TCACCATATATATCATTGCATCATCAACGTTTGATTTTTGGAGAAATTCTTATCGATCTACTACACTAAATTCAAAGTACACATACACGCATAAATGTAATTGACTAACTTGACTAAATATACATTCCATTCTTTGAAATTGCAAGCACATACTCCCTCTTGTCCTAACTATAAGATaacttttactttttaattagatACATTGGAATGATAATGTATCTAAACTATAatatagtccaaatacattagtatttcaataaacctaaaaagtagAAGTTCTCTTATTattaggaccggagggagtattaattatCTCTCTCTAACTTGGCAAATAATATATCTAGTCCTTTTTATAGAAGATAAAtggatataaaaatattaataaatttagtttattcttagaattgagagttgggtctaactcaactcTATAAAATCGGTTTATAAAATAAGAATGCctatactttataaacacatattcatgcCAAGTCGCACCCCTCACGTCGAGCACTGTCAGACTTGGGATCCGATTTAAATGATGGATAATCCGATCAAAAATTGATAACAATTAGTGATCCAACGAATCATAAACCAAActctgatatcatcttagaattgatACTTCTTAACATTTATAATATggactaaatatattaatttttgttaatctATTCATCTTTTAAAAAGAGGCAAATGGTTGATAGAGTCTTGGCTGTTAACGAGGTAATTGACTATGATAAATTTTGAAAAGGTATACAAATCAGTGATGGGTGCTATTTGGATAATATGtttgaaaaatatagatttaaTGAGAAATAGGAAATATGGATTCGTGCGTGCATGTTTGTTCTATATGGGAATATGTCGAGGGATTCTATAGAAATTCGGTGGATATTAAATATTAAGGgaattcaattaattttcaaattttattgtttggataaagtggtaaaatttcatcaattataaaaaaaattatttgtgtaATGTAATTTagtttctttcatttcattttatttatcttaatataataattataattaaaaaatcggctttttcgtaaaaaaaaattaaaaattaaaaactcggcctaaaccctaatatcggcaagaaaatctaaaatcgatgttaaaccctaaaatcgacacAAAATCCTAAATTTTGATCATATAAGTCAAACAtgaaccctaaaatcggccaaaaaaccAAAACTCGGCCAAATCCCCAAAAATAGACTATAAACCCCTGAAATCGGCCAAAAATCAAAAATTCGGCAAAAATACCAAAAATCGACCAAAAACCAAAAGTCAACTATccaccctaaaatcgactataaaccttTAAATCGgttgaaaaaccaaaaaataggccaaatccccaaaaatcgactataaatcctaaaatcggccgaaaaccaaaaaatcggccaaaacacccaaaatcaattttagattttttgaccGATTTTTTGGGTTCAGCGTCGTCTTTAgggtcaattttagtgtttcaggcaaggttgtcagaaccggaccggtcatcgaaccggtaAGCTTagcggttcaaggttcaattggtcggaccggggttCAACCGGGtcggaccgtttttaattaaatatatattttaattaatatataaataattctgtcaaaaaaatattaatatagtgtaaaaaaaacatgttgaagatttatttttttaagagcTTTGGGCTTCTCTTATAAGATATAACTAGCAGCCTTGCTAAAAAAGCCCAATCCATAATAAACCCTAATTATAGTATTTATAACTCTCAAATTTTGATGAGGCATAACCAGCAGCCTCCACAAAATTTTTCTTGTCTCATTGTCTGAtttcactcttcttcttctcccacctttttaacttctttttttacaaatttctaTTGTTAAAGGAACAATAGATCCTTGTTATTTTATCAATCTCCTTTTAGCACTCATATTCCACTCCCACAACATCATTACACAacctattttcaatttcaacaaagttggaatttttattttatatatgctgtTGTTGGCTTCCTGTGTTGGTAttgaaaataaatgaagaagCTAAAACTTTaagtatttattaaaataagttgcaaaagaaaaaatcaagaaaAGTTTTGCAGTGATTATGACTTTAAAAATGGCCACTAGAGGAGGAAGAGGAAGGGGTcagtttttgtttcttttccttGAAATAGAGTTAGCTTGTTTGTTCcttttccttgatttttttcattaaaaataaataaaaaaatactgaaacgttataaaaaaaaaactaaaatgaaaaaaaaaaaaaaaaaaacagaccGCTAAACCGCTCAGACCGACCGgtccggttcaccggttttttCCGGTTCGGCAACGGTTCATACGTTTTTTTTTCCGGTTTGTTTCCTCAGCGGTTTTAAGTGTTAACCGGACCGGATTTAGGTCCGGTTCGACCGGCCGGTCTGGTCCAGTTTTGACAACCTTGGTTTCAGGTCAACTTTAGATTTTTCTACCGATTTTTGGGTTCATGTCAGGTTTAGagtcaattttagtgtttttggtcgattttatggtttatagtcgatttttggggtTTTAGCCGATTTTTGGTATTTCGActgattttttggtttttcggctgattttaaggtttatagtcgattttttgtgttttggcctatttttggtATTTCAgccgttttttttgtttttcggccgaattttttgtttttcaaccGATTGTAGGGTTTATAGTTGATTctagggtttttggccgattttaggttttttggccgaatttttgggttttcaaccGGTTTTATGGTTTTGACCAATTTTAAGGTTCAGGTCAGGTTTAGGGTCGATTGTAGTGTTTTTGGCCAATATAGAGTTTTTAGTATATTTTACGGATTTTTTTGACCGATTTCaagtttttcggccgattttttgggttatCAGCTGATTTTAGGTGTTTTCACCGGTTTTaaggtttagggtcgattttagtgttttgtgtcaattttagatttttctatcGATTTTTGGGTTCTGGTTGGGTTTAGTGTCGATTTTAGGATTTTCGAAGCTCCGACGTTGAATGTGGTGGTCTGgcgttatttttttaaatttttattttttttctatttttattaaatcatttaaaaattcgTTTTTTCTCAAATATTAACATATTGTATTTAAATCAAATTAGAAACTCAAGAGAATTGTAATTCTCTCTAATTAGGTGTCATTTTAAAATTCCTCATTTTTGGAAGGAACGgatcattttcaaaattcttgGAATTTCACAAATCCTTTAAATtattatccaaacaatggattTTAACTCAAATCATTTTAATTCCCTCGAAACATTACTTTCCCTCATCAAAACACActctaaaaagaaaataaatcaagCAACCAATATTAACGGGAATGACAAATATAATCGCaaattgttgggtttttgtgattggctacattttgcaaaagcaaaCTCTAGCCAGATGTTGGACAAGATGTTGTAGCATGTGAGTACAGCATTGCCTGGTCTGTATCGCACAGgaatttttatatcatatcgCAGGCAAGATTTGTTTCGTTTATATGATCAAGCTTATGAGCTAAGCCAAACCGCGCCTTGTTCTCCAAGTTTATGAAAGACGGTTTATGTGttttatttgaaacaaaaatataacgtgatatatttttgtattaaagACAATTCAAGACTATAAATACAATATAGGGCTGGCCGCAATTCTTACAAGTTGTGTGTCTGAAAacctagcttgcacatcaagacaattcaAGACTATAAATACGTGAAGACTCAGACCTATTTTTCTCATGTAATCTAAACCGTGTTTTACTAAAAGTGtgagttttagggtttagagtgtgttgttaattgtgaacctttcttgtgtcactttgatgcaagcttaggactgTGTCTTAGGTTTTAATTGTGgactactcctaagctttgaagtacggagttagtttgtgtttttaattgtgTTTCACTTGAGAGATTTTAAGCGAGGGTGAAGTctagtttcttaggagggtGTTTCCATCTTTGATCGTTATTAAGTTGATAGCAACACTGTTTGTGTTGTTTGAAGGAATTGGGACGgtgtctcatatctaggaggtTCCTAGGTAGGatttgcacgggtagtgtctaggcgataagtcgAGAatcgggtgttggtcgagggctttgaactagaactattatagtggattcattcctggattggtatccctagagtaggtgacgttgcactgaactgggttaacaaacgatctgtgttatttactttactacTATTTATCGCTTTTATTATATTCAGCGTTTATATTGCTACAACAGTTGCTGTAGCATCTTGTGTAGCATATGTTCACTGCATGCCATATTTCACAAACCAAAGGAAAAACAACGAGAACAagtaaaataatacaaaattatttatccagTTCAGTCCAAAGATGACCTACGTCTGGGAGAGAGCAGCACTTTGTTCTACTAATCAAAtagagtaactttacaaagagatGTTCCTTACAAGAATCAGTCTTCAACCTAACTCAACGATCTGATCCTGAATCTCTTCCCGTGCTTCTTCAAGGAGAATAAATGGTGATTCAATCCAAACCCTAGTGTGGAATAAATTATGATTCAATCCCAACACTAGTTACCAAGAGAATTCTCTATAAACCCTAGTTTGAATGTTGGCTTTAAATCCTtatttttcaatgcaaaaaaccgtacatatatatagaaaaataaaacccataaaaataggaaatgaTAAACTCAGCAAATTTGTGCGCATGCACCTGTGCATACTGGCCATGAATTAGTTCTAGTTACTGTCGGATCTTCATACATTGGTAGTGGAGTTAAGATTCAAACCTCTTTCAATTgttagtgggaatggattgaacacgtatATAAACTTGAACCTCAGGgttggttcgattcccactaaAAGCAAAAACTATAGAGGGGAGTAGAGAAGATCATTAGGTAAAGCGCCAAGATTGCCGATtaaatacgtagaaaaggggATCGGGCTGTTACAAGCGGTGCAATTTATTGCACGTTTGGATTTCATTCATGTGTCATTATTCTATAATTATCAATAACCAattaatataagtaaaatttcattttattcatACATCCATGAAAGTTTCAAAAATAGTAAACATTATTTTTGGACCCAAAAAGTAAACATTAAAGGACTCgaaaattgggttgcctcccaacaagcgctCTTTTAACTTCATTAGCTTGACATCCCATCTGATCCTAAGGATCTTGGGTTTCAATTTGCATTTCTTTCATCTTTTGATTGATTTCCTTCAGATAATTCTCATCAATAAAAGATGAGAAAACATTGAGATCATCTTTGCTCATTAAATGACTATTAAATTCTccattatgaatgaaatgatcAATTATATTGGCCATTTCTTTCTTCCTATTTTCctccatttttttattcaattgatCACAGGATTTCTCTATGCTTTCCCTTAAGAAGACCTCTTGATCCACTTTCTTTTTGCTTCGTTCCAATTCAGACAAACTCCCAAACCTCGACAACACACGTTTGACTCCTGAATCTGATGGCCAAACCTCtgcttgaggattgttttgatCATAAATTATCGCACATGCTTCTATTCCACAAAGGGTGCTAAGTTCATTAACCTTGTTCATAAGaccttttgaaaaataatattgttagatccttaaacaatatataattgatggtaaaatgaaaataattacttaattaaagCTAAAACATAATTTGTACAATTTAAACGTATAATTTGATATAGATTAAGCGAAAcaaaaaaatagcaacaaatgagaattaaaaaaaaaaaaaaacatactgCTACCATTTTAGAATGGCATGATATGTATGTTATacaagaaaaatataaacatgATTTATTAGGCTATTATCTTACCAGATTTCCTCTTTCTGAATGTTTCCCTCCTTTTCGAGTTACATGTTATATATGCAAGTTTCACCTTCTTTCTAGCCATGGCAATGATGATGtgtaaaccaaaacaaaactttgaaaatgtgttttgttttgttttgtttttcttattactCCAGTTGTGCTACTTATATAAACAAACTTGAAATATCGATTGTTTGAATATAGGCCAAAAGTAATACATATTTgttataatatttaatataatatcaaTATTCAAAGAACGTATCATTTAACACGATTGAGAATTGATTTTCACTATagaatttttttgactaaacacTGTAAAATGCTTTTTGACTAAACACTGTAGAAATTTAAATAGACTGGACacgaatttgattttttttttgttgactagACACTGTAGaggtttattattatatttttgtttatatacaattgttatataaaatatatttacccTTACTAAAAgagatttaaaattaatatttttcaaaatatcgcatttatttataaattctttaaaaaaaaattgtaccacgattcttttacaaaaaaaaataaaaatttaccaaacataaaagtatttttataaatttccaTTATTGTTATTGATATATAGTTTTTATCagttaaaataaaatgacattATAAGCATCGTTTAtagttaatatttaataatattatttcagACATTTGTAAACTACACCGGGTCACCAGATCCACATTAAGCAAAACAGACCATACTATGGACAAGCCCTTATTATAGCTGATTATCACTCGACAGAGACATGTGGACCACCTGCCAAAATCGTCCTGCCATCAGACAACACCTGTGATAATCATAGGGGGCGGGCTACATGAACATTCTATAGTTCTAGGTtctaaaaccctaatttttttccttatataaGGAGCTTGTCTTGATCCTCctctttatcttctttttcattATGTGCTTCTTCCATGGTGTCAGTCATAACCAGAGATAGAGTCATTAAATTAATGTTAGAATCACAGAGCGCTCCTTCAAAGTTCACCTCCCCAATAGAACAAGGTATTGGGAGACTTTTTGCGTCGTCCCGCTTTGGTTGAGGTTTCCTTCTGAGTATTGCGCTAACTTCTTCGGATATGGATATACATTCATCTTCTAACTCCTTCAATGTTTCCTTAAATCTCTCAAAGTTTGTGGCATCTGTCTCCTTGGTTTGTGATGGTTCCTCATCATCCATGTGTACCTTTGCCTTACGAAAGTCTTCCATTGTGTAAACCTTGGAATCTTGCTCAATTTGAGTTGTAACTGATTCAGTTGACTCACTGTCTTGGGCTTCAAAATCCTCTTCAGAGATTTCTTCTACGAATTCAATCCACTTTTCCATAAAGGATGAGTGTCTTCTAGGTCTATTGATGAAATCGCTGAAAAGTTCAAAGGCTTCTTCTATGGGTCTATTATTGTCTTGGCTAAGTTCAATGATGGTTTCAAGAATCTTATAACGTGCATCTTGGTCCCATTGCACTGCCATTGATTATGAAACTCAAATAAACTCCAAAATCTCGGAACCGACCCTGCCTAGTATAGTTGTCGTAAGAGTTCAAGTTTTATTTTCCCTAAAGTCTTCAACTATTGTATCTTTACTCTATATTTGTGAGTAATTTGTTTTGAGAATTTGGATGTAACTACTATTTTCAAGAATGTAGTTACcgtattaaatttataaatttatatggatcaattttatgtattttattgaataatatGTGATACTTATGGATgcaattaaatttatattattaaatatttttttaaaagaatcacattagaaaatgaaaaactagGTGAATGATTTACTTTTTGTTACGCGTATCAAAAAATATCGAACGAATATTGACATGATACTTCACTTTTTTGGAGCATCGGAATTGAATGATTCTCATTAAGTCTACAGAGTtgctttaaaaatattttgtcatAAATGACCGGCCAAAAACTGCATAAAAAATCACCCACATAATGGTGCAGAAATTTACGATTACAGAGCGACCACAATAACATATTAACATTAATACGAGTTTTGTTCCAAATCATTATAATCCGACTTTTTTCCAATAAAATAGTAGTAGCGTATCTAAGCATTATTAGAAAAGGTGACCGTGATTTAGATTCTCAAAATTACAAAGTCGAGAGTGTGAAaccaaaacattaaaaaaaaaaaaaaaaatgctaaacagtgccggcactgtttaaggaaccaaatatagtaatatcatattgaagtttgtgcggTCAACGCATCGAAAAtctaaaatgttattttcaattttaaaattttttttttttggtttccttaaccagtgccccggaggcaccggttagcatgacccaaacaa from Trifolium pratense cultivar HEN17-A07 linkage group LG1, ARS_RC_1.1, whole genome shotgun sequence includes these protein-coding regions:
- the LOC123892068 gene encoding agamous-like MADS-box protein AGL80, coding for MNKVNELSTLCGIEACAIIYDQNNPQAEVWPSDSGVKRVLSRFGSLSELERSKKKVDQEVFLRESIEKSCDQLNKKMEENRKKEMANIIDHFIHNGEFNSHLMSKDDLNVFSSFIDENYLKEINQKMKEMQIETQDP